Proteins from a genomic interval of Actinoalloteichus hymeniacidonis:
- the prfB gene encoding peptide chain release factor 2, translating into MNPDVAADLKELSGTLSSIEAVMGLDDLRARIAELEEEAALPGLWDDVEHAQNITSQLAHRQGELRRVERLRGRLDDLGVLYELAEEEGDSGSVEEADTERDRLRRDIASVEVRTLLSGEYDERDALVTVRAEAGGVDAADFTEMLMRMYLRWAERHGYRTDVFETSYAEEAGIKSTTFKVVAPFAYGTLSVEQGTHRLVRISPFDNQGRRQTSFAGVEVVPAVEQSDHVEIDEKELRIDVYRSSGPGGQGVNTTDSAVRITHIPSGIVVSCQNERSQLQNRATAMGVLQAKLLERQRREQQAKIDALKGDGGSSWGNQMRTYVLHPYQMVKDLRTEYEVGNPGAVLDGDIDAFLEAGIRWRKQSE; encoded by the coding sequence GTGAATCCCGATGTCGCAGCCGATCTCAAGGAACTGTCCGGCACGCTCAGCAGCATCGAGGCAGTGATGGGCCTGGACGATCTGCGGGCCCGCATCGCGGAGCTGGAGGAGGAGGCGGCGCTCCCCGGCCTCTGGGATGACGTCGAACACGCGCAGAACATCACCAGCCAACTAGCACACCGACAGGGTGAGCTACGCCGGGTGGAGCGTCTCCGAGGCCGCCTCGACGACCTGGGGGTGCTCTACGAGCTTGCCGAGGAGGAGGGCGACTCCGGTTCGGTCGAGGAGGCCGACACGGAGCGGGACCGGCTGCGGCGCGACATCGCCAGCGTCGAGGTTCGGACCCTGCTCTCCGGCGAGTACGACGAGCGCGACGCGCTCGTGACGGTGCGAGCCGAGGCGGGCGGCGTCGATGCCGCGGACTTCACCGAGATGCTGATGCGGATGTATCTGCGGTGGGCGGAGCGCCACGGCTATCGCACCGATGTCTTCGAGACCTCCTATGCCGAGGAGGCGGGCATCAAGTCGACCACCTTCAAGGTGGTGGCCCCGTTCGCCTACGGCACCCTCTCGGTCGAGCAGGGCACCCACCGACTGGTGCGGATCTCGCCCTTCGACAATCAGGGTCGTCGACAGACCTCGTTCGCCGGTGTCGAGGTGGTGCCCGCAGTCGAGCAGTCCGACCACGTGGAGATCGACGAGAAGGAACTCCGGATCGACGTCTACCGCTCCTCGGGCCCCGGTGGTCAGGGCGTGAACACGACCGACTCGGCCGTGCGAATCACCCATATCCCCAGTGGCATCGTCGTCTCCTGCCAGAACGAGCGTTCCCAGCTGCAGAACCGTGCGACCGCGATGGGCGTGTTGCAGGCGAAGCTGTTGGAACGGCAACGGCGGGAGCAGCAGGCCAAGATCGACGCGCTCAAGGGCGACGGCGGGTCGAGCTGGGGCAATCAGATGCGCACTTATGTGTTGCACCCTTATCAGATGGTCAAGGATCTGCGGACCGAATACGAGGTCGGCAATCCGGGGGCGGTTCTCGATGGCGACATCGATGCGTTCCTGGAAGCAGGAATCCGTTGGCGTAAGCAGAGCGAGTGA
- a CDS encoding nitroreductase, which produces MTEQLATASSFIEVIRARSSPREFLPDPLPLEVIRGVLEDAQTAPSHSNTQPWMVHVVSGATRDELSAELLAAHDEQRPSSDFTATYGDGTYLRRSQHHGAALYGRLGIARHDQTRRNEVVRDNLRFYGAPHVALLFMPQLGDGVRAGSDVGMYAQNFLLSLTARGFHGIPQAVHGAYADTVRTVLGVSDDLKLLFGISFGTAKADSPVRSLDIGRVPLDASVVLHDTPLW; this is translated from the coding sequence ATGACCGAACAGCTCGCCACCGCGTCGTCGTTCATCGAGGTGATCCGAGCCCGTAGTTCGCCCCGGGAGTTCCTGCCCGATCCCTTGCCGCTTGAGGTCATCCGTGGTGTGCTCGAGGACGCGCAAACGGCGCCTTCGCACAGCAACACCCAGCCCTGGATGGTGCACGTCGTCTCCGGCGCGACGCGTGACGAGCTCAGCGCCGAGTTGTTGGCGGCGCACGATGAGCAGCGGCCGTCCTCGGACTTCACGGCGACCTATGGCGATGGGACCTATCTGCGACGGTCGCAGCATCATGGTGCCGCTCTCTACGGACGCCTCGGCATCGCGCGGCACGATCAGACGAGGCGCAACGAGGTTGTGCGCGACAATCTGAGGTTCTACGGCGCTCCGCATGTGGCCCTGTTATTCATGCCGCAGCTCGGCGACGGGGTGCGCGCAGGCAGCGATGTCGGCATGTACGCCCAGAACTTCCTGCTTTCATTGACCGCGCGAGGGTTCCACGGGATTCCGCAGGCCGTGCACGGCGCGTACGCCGACACCGTGCGCACGGTGCTGGGCGTGTCCGACGACCTCAAGCTGCTCTTCGGTATCTCCTTCGGTACGGCCAAAGCCGACTCGCCGGTGCGCAGCCTCGATATCGGACGCGTGCCGTTGGACGCGAGCGTTGTGCTGCACGACACGCCGTTGTGGTGA
- a CDS encoding MerR family transcriptional regulator, with protein sequence MRIGKLSERTGIPARMLRYYEEQGLITPRRLDNGYRVYDEYTVDRVLKIRGLLDAGIPTRIIGDMLPCLNQPQEIVVADPDPRLRAILERERDRMTEKIGFLADNRDRISRYIEALERAEAGSATAPEEGASSAGEAAATSG encoded by the coding sequence ATGAGGATCGGAAAGCTGTCCGAGCGGACAGGGATCCCCGCTCGGATGCTGCGGTACTACGAGGAGCAGGGGCTGATCACACCGCGTCGGCTCGACAACGGCTACCGGGTCTACGACGAGTACACCGTCGACCGGGTGCTCAAGATTCGTGGGCTTCTCGATGCCGGGATTCCGACGAGGATCATCGGCGACATGCTGCCTTGTCTCAATCAGCCACAGGAGATCGTGGTGGCCGATCCCGACCCGCGCTTGCGCGCGATACTCGAACGGGAGCGTGATCGGATGACGGAGAAGATCGGTTTCCTCGCCGACAACCGCGATCGGATCTCGCGTTACATCGAGGCATTGGAACGCGCGGAAGCGGGTTCGGCGACCGCTCCGGAGGAGGGGGCATCGTCGGCGGGTGAGGCGGCCGCCACATCCGGTTGA
- a CDS encoding PadR family transcriptional regulator produces the protein MSELNATSAALLGLLHEGPRTGGELVAAARERFGVFFSVTRSQVYRELPVLAEEGLLKLGRQGPRSSQQYVITPAGRRAFRSWLNADVGQDSVRSPLVLRLAHSGSLTTRQRRKLVEDARPMAIARLDAAKAAARAASGDPYAKAAADFAVGHSRALVKLVDAIPLG, from the coding sequence GTGTCGGAGTTGAACGCCACTTCAGCCGCCCTTCTCGGCCTGCTTCATGAAGGACCGAGGACGGGTGGGGAACTCGTAGCCGCAGCGCGTGAGCGCTTCGGTGTGTTCTTCAGCGTCACCCGCAGTCAGGTATACCGCGAGCTGCCGGTGTTGGCTGAGGAAGGGCTGTTGAAGCTCGGGCGCCAAGGGCCCCGATCCTCTCAGCAGTATGTGATCACCCCAGCAGGCCGTCGAGCCTTCCGATCCTGGTTGAACGCCGATGTGGGGCAGGACAGCGTGCGCAGCCCGTTGGTGCTGCGTCTGGCCCATTCCGGGAGCCTCACGACGCGGCAACGGCGCAAGCTGGTGGAGGACGCCAGGCCGATGGCCATCGCGCGGCTCGATGCGGCGAAAGCAGCGGCCAGAGCTGCGTCGGGAGACCCCTATGCCAAGGCTGCCGCCGACTTCGCCGTCGGACACAGCCGGGCACTCGTGAAGCTGGTGGATGCCATTCCACTGGGCTGA
- a CDS encoding LLM class F420-dependent oxidoreductase, producing MTNKTVDVDFPSRIGVWWNSEPWPIRDAQKIVQEIEALGFGSLFIPEGGGKDALVESAAFLAATDRLVVGTGIANIHFRIPTPAETGARTLAALHPGRFVLGLGVSHAPFVEEAMKGTYRKPLATMRTYLERMNSVQAEIEEGVRPARVLAALGPKMIELSGELADGAHPYLVTPEQTAATRNILGPDKWLVPEQAVAIGGDEEDQLRWAHTHVGFYVGLQNYRNSWLRQGFDESDLIPGGSDRLVRALVGMGTAERAAASITAHLDAGADHVVVQIVGDGPTTDPRSALRELATVLQL from the coding sequence TTGACGAACAAGACTGTGGACGTTGACTTCCCGAGCCGTATCGGCGTCTGGTGGAACAGCGAGCCTTGGCCGATCCGCGACGCGCAGAAGATCGTCCAGGAGATCGAGGCATTGGGCTTCGGCTCGCTGTTCATCCCCGAGGGTGGCGGCAAGGACGCACTCGTCGAATCAGCGGCCTTCTTGGCAGCCACTGACCGACTTGTCGTCGGCACCGGCATCGCCAACATCCACTTCCGGATACCCACACCTGCGGAGACCGGTGCCCGAACCCTGGCCGCCCTGCATCCTGGCCGATTCGTGCTCGGCCTCGGCGTCAGCCACGCACCCTTCGTGGAAGAAGCCATGAAGGGCACCTATCGCAAGCCGCTCGCGACGATGCGCACCTATCTGGAGCGGATGAACTCGGTGCAGGCGGAGATCGAGGAAGGCGTCAGGCCCGCCCGAGTGCTGGCCGCGCTCGGACCGAAGATGATCGAGCTCTCCGGTGAACTCGCCGACGGAGCACACCCCTATCTCGTCACGCCCGAACAAACAGCGGCGACTCGGAACATCCTCGGTCCCGACAAGTGGCTCGTGCCCGAGCAAGCTGTGGCGATCGGCGGTGACGAAGAAGACCAACTCCGATGGGCGCATACTCACGTCGGGTTCTACGTGGGGCTGCAGAACTACCGGAACTCCTGGCTGCGGCAGGGTTTCGACGAGTCCGACCTGATCCCCGGCGGATCCGACCGGTTGGTCCGCGCGCTGGTCGGAATGGGTACCGCAGAACGGGCCGCAGCCTCGATCACCGCACACCTCGATGCGGGTGCCGATCATGTCGTCGTCCAGATCGTCGGCGACGGACCGACCACGGACCCGAGGTCCGCCCTGCGCGAACTCGCCACCGTGCTGCAACTCTGA
- the smpB gene encoding SsrA-binding protein SmpB, which translates to MPREQGRKVIASNRKARHDFQIQDTFEAGVVLVGTEVKALRAGRASLVDAFATVDDGEVWLRGLHIGEYELGTWTNHEPRRARKLLLHKGEILRLIGKTRESGLSLVPLSMYFLDGKVKVELALAKGKKAHDKRQDIAKRDADREIAKAYGRAFKRGRI; encoded by the coding sequence ATGCCCAGGGAACAAGGCCGCAAGGTGATCGCGTCGAACCGCAAGGCCCGGCATGACTTCCAGATCCAGGACACGTTCGAAGCGGGTGTGGTGCTGGTCGGTACCGAGGTCAAGGCGTTGCGGGCCGGACGTGCCTCGTTGGTGGACGCCTTCGCCACCGTCGACGACGGCGAGGTCTGGCTGCGCGGTCTGCACATCGGTGAGTACGAGCTCGGTACCTGGACGAATCACGAGCCACGCCGGGCACGCAAGCTCCTGCTGCACAAGGGGGAGATCCTGCGTCTCATCGGTAAGACCCGGGAGAGCGGTCTGAGCCTGGTTCCGCTGTCGATGTACTTCCTGGACGGCAAGGTCAAGGTCGAGCTTGCCTTGGCCAAGGGTAAGAAGGCCCACGACAAGCGCCAGGACATCGCCAAGCGCGACGCCGACCGAGAGATCGCCAAGGCGTACGGCCGGGCCTTCAAGCGGGGCCGGATTTAA
- the ftsE gene encoding cell division ATP-binding protein FtsE — protein MIRLEHVSKAYKTSTRPALDDVSVNVDKGEFVFLIGPSGSGKSTFLRLLLREELPSKGSIHVDTWNLTKLPRRRVPKLRQRIGCVFQDFRLLVNKTVAENVAFALEVIGKPPNTVRKVVPEVLQLVGLDGKADRMPNELSGGEQQRVAIARAFVNRPLVLLADEPTGNLDPDTSQDIMLLLERINRTGTTVLMATHDHSIVDSMRRRVVELQLGKVVRDDSRGVYGVGR, from the coding sequence GTGATCCGGCTTGAGCACGTCTCCAAGGCGTACAAGACGTCGACCAGGCCCGCCCTCGACGATGTGTCGGTCAATGTCGACAAGGGCGAGTTCGTGTTCCTCATCGGACCATCCGGTTCGGGGAAGTCGACATTCCTGCGCCTGCTACTGCGCGAGGAGCTGCCCAGCAAGGGCTCCATCCACGTGGATACCTGGAATCTGACGAAGTTGCCCCGCCGACGGGTGCCGAAGCTGCGTCAGCGCATCGGCTGCGTCTTCCAGGACTTCCGGTTGTTGGTGAACAAGACGGTCGCCGAGAACGTCGCGTTCGCGCTCGAGGTGATCGGCAAACCGCCGAACACCGTGCGCAAGGTGGTGCCCGAGGTCCTGCAGTTGGTCGGCCTCGATGGCAAGGCCGACCGGATGCCCAACGAGCTCTCCGGTGGTGAGCAGCAGCGGGTCGCCATCGCACGGGCGTTCGTCAACCGGCCGTTGGTCCTACTCGCCGATGAGCCGACCGGAAACCTGGACCCCGACACGAGCCAGGACATCATGTTGCTGCTGGAGCGGATCAACCGCACCGGCACCACGGTGTTGATGGCGACGCACGACCACTCGATCGTCGACTCGATGCGGCGTCGTGTCGTCGAGCTGCAGCTCGGCAAGGTCGTCCGAGACGACTCGCGAGGCGTTTACGGCGTCGGTCGCTAG
- a CDS encoding type I polyketide synthase yields MSDTEGYDEDLQSSVAVVGLAARVPGVADLDEFWAALVEGRDLTSRLDSGRRYGLLADTDRFDAAFFGISPQDAQLLDPQTRVFLECAWEALEHGGYDPHTYPGAIGVYAGSGESDHLTALRAQRHRFPHVTDEQLRLAGSRDLLTSRVAYALNLHGPAITVHTACSTSLVATHLAGQALLAGDCDLALAGGVTVRGIAGAGEADDLLSPSGYCRPFDAEADGMVGADGAGVVLLKRLTEALEDGDHVHAVIRGSALGNDGSTKMGFTAPSVTGQVAAIRSAHLLADVDPDTIGYVEAHGTGTAIGDAIEFRALTEAFGAELPQPCVLGSVKSNIGHADTAAGVLGLIKVVLSLRHGLIPGTAHFRSPNPHLDLAAGRFTVTSTATSWPAGAVPRRAGVNSTGVGGTNAHLIVEEAPAPPPPAGEDGPHLLPLSARTAAALTESAARLSAHLDRNPVGIAETAWTLQTGRAEFEHRAVVVCRDRAEAVRSLAGLAGAEGPQASGRSPKKTPPQVAFLFPDSPELRVRVARELYEAEPVFRAVFDDCAELAAADLGLDLRQLLYPDSAETAAATTAVAGPALFALQHALAELWGARGIEPNAVLGHSVGAFAAAVSAGVLTRSEALSLVITRGRLLARHREAVRIDDLNHEYAAAVATVRPAPPRIAWISDQTGEPVGASEVADPACWTGHLRRTVRFSDALRTVLTGPTEVLVEIGPGRTLETLVRRHPDFGPDHLFVPGLPGDEGSEAHLEALHALGGVWQAGLPVRWTALHDGRPPRRVPLTTYPFQRERYAIEGRETVAAEPTAAAASEALAAPDTPQPAPDAEAARAPAEPRTPVEKAIVDVWRQVLRVSQIGIDDDFFELGGQSLHATRVLSRLRSALGSQAAGLTVMDIFDHTTIREFATLLEET; encoded by the coding sequence GTGAGCGACACCGAGGGATACGACGAGGACCTGCAGTCCTCGGTAGCCGTCGTCGGACTGGCCGCTCGGGTGCCCGGCGTCGCCGACCTCGACGAGTTCTGGGCCGCGTTGGTCGAGGGTCGCGATCTGACCAGCAGGCTCGACTCCGGCCGCCGGTATGGGCTACTCGCCGACACCGATCGGTTCGACGCCGCGTTCTTCGGGATCTCGCCGCAGGATGCGCAGCTGCTCGATCCGCAGACCCGGGTGTTCCTCGAGTGCGCCTGGGAGGCACTGGAGCACGGGGGCTACGACCCGCACACCTACCCGGGCGCCATCGGCGTGTACGCCGGAAGCGGCGAGTCGGATCACCTCACCGCGCTGCGCGCGCAGCGGCACCGTTTCCCGCACGTGACCGACGAACAGCTTCGACTCGCGGGCAGCCGGGACCTCCTCACCAGCCGGGTGGCCTACGCGTTGAATCTGCACGGGCCCGCCATCACCGTGCACACCGCCTGCTCCACCTCCCTCGTGGCCACCCATCTGGCCGGTCAGGCCCTGCTTGCCGGCGACTGCGACCTGGCGTTGGCCGGGGGAGTCACGGTGCGCGGCATTGCAGGCGCGGGCGAGGCCGACGACCTTCTCTCGCCGAGCGGCTACTGCCGTCCGTTCGATGCCGAGGCCGACGGAATGGTCGGTGCCGATGGGGCGGGCGTCGTCCTGCTGAAACGGCTGACCGAGGCGTTGGAGGACGGGGATCACGTCCACGCCGTGATTCGTGGTTCGGCTCTCGGCAACGACGGCTCCACGAAGATGGGCTTCACCGCTCCCAGCGTGACCGGGCAGGTGGCGGCGATCCGCTCCGCGCACCTGCTCGCGGACGTCGACCCGGACACCATCGGATATGTCGAGGCGCACGGGACCGGCACCGCGATCGGCGATGCGATCGAGTTCCGTGCGCTGACGGAGGCATTCGGGGCTGAGCTACCCCAGCCGTGCGTGCTCGGCTCCGTCAAGTCGAACATCGGCCACGCCGACACTGCGGCAGGCGTGCTCGGCCTCATCAAGGTCGTGCTCTCGTTGCGCCACGGCCTCATTCCGGGCACCGCACACTTCCGCAGTCCCAACCCGCATCTCGATCTCGCGGCAGGCCGGTTCACGGTGACCAGCACCGCGACGTCATGGCCGGCCGGTGCCGTGCCGCGACGCGCGGGGGTCAATTCCACCGGGGTCGGCGGCACCAACGCGCATCTGATCGTCGAGGAGGCACCCGCCCCGCCGCCACCCGCAGGCGAGGACGGCCCTCATCTGCTGCCGTTGTCGGCACGCACCGCCGCAGCGCTGACCGAATCGGCGGCGCGGCTGTCCGCGCACCTGGACCGGAATCCAGTGGGCATCGCCGAGACGGCCTGGACTCTGCAAACCGGCCGGGCGGAATTCGAGCACCGCGCCGTGGTGGTGTGCCGGGATCGCGCCGAAGCGGTCCGATCGCTGGCCGGGCTCGCCGGAGCCGAAGGTCCGCAAGCCTCCGGCCGGTCGCCGAAGAAGACGCCCCCGCAGGTCGCGTTTCTCTTTCCGGACTCCCCGGAGCTGCGCGTGCGGGTGGCGCGCGAGCTGTACGAAGCGGAGCCGGTCTTCCGCGCGGTTTTCGATGACTGCGCCGAGCTGGCGGCAGCGGATCTCGGCCTGGACTTGCGACAGCTGTTGTATCCAGACTCCGCCGAAACAGCAGCAGCGACGACGGCGGTCGCCGGACCCGCGCTTTTCGCCCTTCAGCACGCGCTGGCCGAATTGTGGGGCGCGCGGGGGATCGAGCCGAACGCTGTCCTCGGCCACAGCGTGGGTGCCTTCGCTGCCGCTGTCTCGGCCGGAGTACTCACCAGATCCGAGGCCTTATCGCTGGTGATCACGCGGGGACGGCTCTTGGCTCGCCATCGGGAAGCTGTCCGCATCGACGACCTCAACCACGAGTACGCCGCCGCCGTGGCCACCGTCCGCCCCGCCCCGCCGCGAATCGCCTGGATCTCCGATCAGACCGGGGAGCCGGTGGGCGCCAGCGAGGTCGCCGACCCGGCTTGTTGGACCGGGCACCTGCGGCGCACCGTTCGCTTCTCCGACGCGCTCCGGACCGTGCTCACCGGGCCCACCGAGGTCCTCGTGGAGATCGGCCCCGGTCGCACGCTCGAAACCCTGGTTCGCAGGCATCCCGATTTCGGACCCGACCATCTGTTCGTGCCGGGGCTGCCCGGGGACGAGGGCTCCGAGGCTCACCTGGAAGCGCTGCACGCCCTCGGCGGGGTGTGGCAGGCCGGTCTGCCCGTGCGGTGGACAGCGCTGCACGACGGTCGGCCACCTCGGCGCGTCCCGCTCACCACGTATCCGTTCCAACGTGAGCGGTACGCCATCGAGGGCCGCGAGACCGTTGCCGCCGAACCCACCGCCGCCGCCGCGAGCGAGGCACTCGCAGCACCGGACACCCCGCAACCGGCACCGGACGCCGAAGCGGCGCGAGCGCCCGCCGAGCCGCGAACCCCGGTCGAGAAGGCGATCGTCGACGTCTGGCGTCAGGTACTGCGTGTGTCGCAGATCGGTATCGACGACGACTTCTTCGAGTTGGGCGGCCAATCCCTGCACGCGACACGGGTGCTGTCCCGACTGCGATCGGCACTGGGCTCGCAGGCTGCCGGACTCACGGTCATGGACATCTTCGATCACACCACGATCCGTGAATTCGCCACGCTGCTCGAAGAAACATGA
- the ftsX gene encoding permease-like cell division protein FtsX: MRASFVFSEVLTGLRRNVTMTVAMILTTAISLGLLGGGLLVVRMIDQMEDLFQERVEVYVYLTEDVSATDSDCTQEPCATLWSSIQDSSGVETVDFESRERAYDRFVELFQGQPELVDLTRPESLPAALKVKLTDPERYPALEAEFSGQPGVHRVANQADYLDRLFEVLGGVRNAVFAVALIQAVAALLLISNTIQLSAFTRRTEVGIMRLVGASRWYTQLPFLIEAVVAGVVGSLLAIGGMVVAKFTFLDRVLQGPIEASIIPRLGMADVLIISPVLLGVAVAISAITGYVTLRLYVRT; this comes from the coding sequence ATGCGCGCCAGTTTCGTGTTCAGCGAGGTTCTCACCGGCTTGCGCCGGAATGTCACGATGACCGTCGCGATGATCCTCACCACCGCGATCTCGCTCGGTCTGCTCGGCGGCGGGCTGCTCGTCGTGCGGATGATCGACCAGATGGAAGACCTGTTCCAGGAACGGGTCGAGGTCTACGTCTATCTCACCGAGGACGTCAGCGCGACGGACTCCGACTGCACCCAGGAGCCCTGCGCGACCCTCTGGTCGTCGATCCAGGACTCGTCCGGCGTCGAGACGGTGGACTTCGAGAGCCGCGAGCGTGCCTACGACCGTTTCGTCGAGCTGTTCCAGGGACAGCCCGAGCTGGTCGACCTGACGCGTCCGGAGTCCCTGCCCGCCGCCCTGAAGGTCAAGCTGACCGACCCCGAGCGCTACCCCGCGCTGGAGGCCGAGTTCTCCGGTCAGCCCGGTGTGCACCGGGTCGCCAACCAGGCCGACTACCTGGACCGACTGTTCGAGGTGCTCGGTGGCGTTCGTAACGCCGTGTTCGCGGTCGCGTTGATCCAGGCCGTGGCGGCGTTGCTGCTCATCTCGAACACCATCCAGCTCTCGGCCTTCACCCGCCGAACGGAGGTGGGGATCATGCGGCTGGTCGGTGCGAGCCGGTGGTACACCCAGCTGCCGTTCCTCATCGAGGCGGTGGTCGCGGGTGTGGTCGGTTCGTTGCTGGCCATCGGCGGCATGGTGGTCGCGAAGTTCACCTTCCTCGATCGCGTTCTACAGGGCCCGATCGAGGCGAGCATCATCCCGAGGCTCGGCATGGCCGACGTGCTGATCATCTCGCCGGTTTTGCTCGGCGTTGCCGTGGCGATCTCCGCGATCACCGGTTACGTCACCCTCCGGTTGTACGTGCGGACCTAG